The following nucleotide sequence is from Hevea brasiliensis isolate MT/VB/25A 57/8 chromosome 7, ASM3005281v1, whole genome shotgun sequence.
ACACTCACCTGATTTGTCTCAGATCTTTCACTCTCTTTCTATCTGTATGGTTTTTGTGTAGATctattatgatttttgttgtgatcCTTTCTCATTGTAGTGCTGAATGTAATTTTTCGTGTATGCGTGTGGCCCTTGTGCTCACAAGCTAATGAGTTTTTGTTGTTGAGACGAAAGAGAGTAACAGGTGGAAGAGGATAATGTTATTTTAGTGATTTAGTGCAGATCTGAGTCATTTTAGATTTGGCTTTGGTGATCGGGCATTTGGTTTACTTGTGGAGCTATTTTCGTTTTTGTCCGGATTACTTTAAATGCTAATCGTAgattattttgtttattttcagCTTTGGGTTAATTTTGCTCTGATCTGAGTCGTGATCTAGCTATTAATAGTTTTTTGTGGCCAATCATGTTTTTGTGGACTtgcatttaatttctttttagatCAAGAATAATTGTACACAGGGGAAGGCTTCAAAAATCTGGATATGTTTCTTGCCTATTATCTTAGTTATTAATAGTTGATTTGTTTGATGCAAGGGTATTTCCATGCTGTAGAAAGCAGCACACGTAAAATTGTTCTGCATATGGCATGTAAGACACCCCAAGTCCTGTGAAAGTAAAGAGGTGCATTtctttgcattagtgtcactgtAATGCAGTTGTAATTTTATTGGATATCTCAATACTGGGTGTTGGTTTGCAAGATTCATCTAAGTTGACTTTGATCTGCAGGTTAGATTTTCAAGAATTGATTGAAGAAagtaaaaggaaaaaagaaaaaaaaaacaatggcTTTAGGAAAATATGCTAGGATAGACACTAGAAGGCAATCAACAAATTACTGCTCAACGGTGACGATTGTGGTCTTTGTGGCTCTCTGCTTGGTTGGGGTATGGATGATGACATCTTCATCTGTAGTTCCTGGTCAAAATGTGGATGTGCCTGCTCAGGAGAACAAGAATGAGATCAAGGAACCACTGGCTGAGAGCAACGAAAGCAACCCTAAGCAATTTGAGGATAACCCTGGTGATTTACCTGAGGATGCAACTAAAGGGGACAACAATAGAAGTCAACCTCAGGGAGAAGACAAGTCTAATACGCAAGAAACTCAAGAGGTGAAGGTGGAAGAGAAGCAAGAAGAGAAATCTGAGGAAAAGCAAGATGAAGTAATTAAGTCTAATGATGGCTCAAATAATGAGAAGCAAAATGAAGAAAGTAAtacagaaaatggggattctaagaCGCTAGATGGGGAAAAAAACTCAGAAGCTGGAGAGACAAAAACTAATGAGGGTGAAAATAGTGGCACTGGACAAGGTGATTCTGAGGAGAACTCAAAAGAGAACAAATCTGAATCAGACGAGACTGAAAAGAATCCAGGCACTGATGAGACTGAGACAAAATCGGATGAGAACTCTGGTGTAACAGAGAAGAAATCTGATGCAGATGACACCAAGACAAAGTCAGATGAGAATTCTGGTGATACGAAGGATGGGAAAACAGGGAATGGGCAGATAGAAGAGAAGGTGGATCTAAAAAATAACAAGGAGTCAGAGAAAACCTCTGATGAGCAGGCCAACAACCAGAGTGGAGTTGAGGTATTTCCTTCAGGGGCTCAGTCAGAGCTTTTGAATGAAACTGCCACTCAGACTGGGTCATGGTCAACTCAGGCATCAGAGTCAAGAAATGAGAAAGAAACTCAATTAGCTTCTAATCAACAAAACTCGTACAATTGGAAAACTTGCAATGTCACTGCTGGGCCTGATTACATCCCATGTCTTGACAATTGGCAAGCAATTAGGAGTCTTCGAAGTACCAAGCACTATGAACATCGAGAAAGGCACTGTCCTCAAGAACCTCCAACTTGTCTTGTTCCACTTCCTGAAGGATATAAACGCCCAATTGAGTGGCCCAAAAGCAGGGAAAAGGTATGCAAAACTACTTTATGTAAGTTCACTTTGCTTTTATTCTTGCCTTGATGAATTGATGCATTTTGTTTCCACAGATATGGTACAGTAATGTTCCGCACACCAAACTTGCAGAAGTTAAAGGGCATCAAAACTGGGTGAAAGTTACTGGCGAATACCTCACTTTCCCTGGTGGTGGAACTCAGTTTAAGCATGGTGCTTTACATTACATTGACTTCATAAATGAGGTGAAAATTGACAAGAAATTCAGTTGTTATTTGAACTCTCATTCTATTATATGCAATTTTGTATTTTCCTTGTCTTGTGATTTGCATGTTCATCACCTGTTGCAtatgttataattttttattttacttggCTTAATGCCCTTTGCTTCTTTCCTCTTTTCTGAATAGAAAAGGTATTAGTATGGATATAGTCATAGAGGATTGTGATATTTAAGTTTATGCACCATGTGTTAcattaatttatgaatttttttttattaattgaattgAACATTTTGGTGCAAGAGGTAAAGGTCATTCCATATTTCAAATTTTCTCCTGGATCTTTATATATTCTGGACTGCAATTACTATATGATTCTACAGGATGTTAACCCTAGTGTCTCCTAAATATATTGACTCTGTAGCACTAATGGGGTAGAGGAGAATCTTATAACTTCTTTGATGGGATTGCATTATTCAACTTTTTCTAAATTCAGCATAATTGATGATTCATGTTGAAAAGATTGTCTTAATTTCCCTTGTTATTCTGCATTGAAACAAGAATGAGCACAAATTTTTGAGGGTTTTATCTGATATCGGACAATGATTAACACTAATAATTCATTTATTTGGCATGTTGTTGTCCCATTCTTGATATTAAGATATCTATATGCAGTCTGTGCCTGATATTGCATGGGGAAAACGCTCCCGTGTGATATTGGATGTTGGTTGTGGTGTTGCTAGCTTTGGAGGCTTTCTCTTTGATAGGGATGTTGTCACGATGTCGTTTGCCCCTAAAGATGAACATGAGGCTCAAGTGCAATTTGCTCTTGAAAGAGGAATCCCTGCTATATCTGCTGTGATGGGAACACAGAGACTTCCTTTTCCAGGCAGAGTCTTTGATATTGTCCACTGTGCTCGATGCAGAGTCCCATGGCATATTGAAGGTAGGGAGCTATTTTTTGCATGCCATGATCAGATGATTTAGAGCTCATTTAGGTTTTTGATTTTTGTGCTGGtgtacttttttattttattatgtccTGAGCTGATCTCTTTTGAATGCTAAATTTTATAGTTGGTGTTCTTAGATttagatattttatttttaactgTTGCATTTTTTCAATGAACAGAATTGAAAGAGAATGAATCATTTAATTTAACTAGTATCTTCAATGGAAACAGGTGGTAAACTTCTTTTGGAGTTGAATCGTGTGTTGCGACCTGGTGGTTTCTTTGTGTGGTCTGCCACTCCTGTTTATCAGAAGAAGGTTGCTGAAGATGTTCAAATTTGGAAAGGTAGATGGTTTCACCAACAAATATGTAATGATACCTCAAGAGATGTTTGATTAAGTCTAACAGCTGATTGCATTTTGCCGGAATTGTTTGCAGCTATGACCGAACTAACCAAAGCTATGTGCTGGGAACTTGTGTCCATTACCAAGGATACAGTAAATGGTGTGGGTATAGCTATATACAGGAAGCCTACTTCCAATGACTGTTATGAGAAAAGATCACAACAAGAGCCTCCACTGTGTGAAGCATCTGATGATCCTAATGCAGCCTGGTAAATTTTATTTCAACTAGaagatgaaattttcttttttatctttTGCGTGCTGCCAAAATTTCCGTGTGGACCTTTCATTCATGGTTTAGCAATTGGATGTTTGTATTAATTATCTTGGGAAAATATTTCAGTTTCTTTTATACAATGCCAAAATAAAGTCAAGGATGTGTTTGTCACTTACTCCTAGAATAGATTGCTACCAGTCCACAGAAACTCATGCTTCTTAACAGTGGAGCCCTCTGCCCATTCTAACCCTTAGTTTGATTCTTATGCTCAGGAACGTGCCACTGCAAGCATGTATGCACAAGGTTCCAGTAGATTCAGTAGAACGTGGATCTCAATGGCCAGAGCAATGGCCAGCGAGGTTGGAGAAAGTACCTTATTGGATGTTGAGTTCCAAAGTTGGAGTTTATGGTAAACCAGAACCAGAGGATTTCACTGCTGACTATGAGCACTGGAAGCGGGTGGTATCTAAGTCATATCTAAATGGAATGGGAATAAAATGGTCATCTGTGAGAAACGTCATGGACATGAGAACTATCTATGGAGGGTAAGCATAATTATCGATTTCCCTAGTACAAAGACTGTTAATTGTTTTAATACTCCTTTTCCTTCAAGCAAAACAAATAAACCATGCTACTGTCCTCTACAGTTGATATAGTTATTATATCGTGTAATGATTCTGAGGGCATGGAGAATCTACATTTTATTTTGAAAGACTGTGCTCCTCTTGAGTAGGTTTAAGGTTCTCTAGCAAACACACACTACACAATGTAGAGATTGCTTGGTTGtttctgatgatgatgatgttgCTCTCCTTGCAGTTTTGCTGCAGCTCTGAAGGATATAAAGGTGTGGGTCATGAATGTAGTCCCAATAGACTCCCCAGATACTCTACCTATAATTTATGAACGTGGTCTTTTTGGCATTTATCATGACTGGTGTGAATCATTTAGCACCTACCCTAGATCTTATGATCTTCTTCATGCAGATCATCTCTTCTCAAAGGTTAAAAAGAGGTGTGTACTAACAATTTTTCTTACTGTATAATGCTTCCCATAATTGGATAGTCTATTGCTTCGCCCTAGTCCATAGTCTGATGTTGCTATGTGGGTTTCATAGGTGCAATCTAGTGGCTGTAGTTGTGGAGGTTGATCGGATACTTCGGCCAGAAGGAAAGCTAATTGTCCGTGACAATGTTGAGACTGTTAGTGAGCTGGAGAACATAGTGAGGTCTATGCATTGGGAGGTCCGAATGACCTACTCGAAAGACAAGGAGGGATTGCTTTATGTTGAGAAATCCATTTGGCGACCCGAAGAGTCAGAGACCATCACATATGCCATTGCTTAAGCATGATTTGTGTCATAGCCCCTTCATTATCAAGGCTGTGTTGTCGGTGAGATTAGTTATTCTTTTTGTTCTGGTTGCTAATTGCAATGCTCAGTAATTGTTATCTCCTGGTTAGCTGTTGTACTATGTTaattaggctttttttttttggttttccaTTCCCCTTTAGTTTTGATTTGATCACAAGATTGGAGCCACGCATAGATTCCATTGTTGAAGTGTAAAGTCCGGCATCAGAAAATGGACCAACAtcagaatttgaaattttatgATAGGAAGACTTGTATTGCTGAAATCGTTTTATTGTATTCCCATAGGTGATTGTGAACAAGGCTTTGTAGTACATTCAAGATTTTGTTAATTTTTCATACCGTTTAGGCAGTATAGAAAATTCTTAACCTTCATGTGCCTGTTTTCCAGGAGACTAATAATCAAACCAAGCCTTTTTCTGAGATGCTGACAATTTTAGACAAAAGACATGGCtgcatcaaatttttttttttttataaaaaaaggaaaatggtAATTATCGTTAATTGGAACATCCTATTGTTACTTAAAGATTAACCATTTCAAGAACGTGCACTTGAATCAAAATCCTTCGAAAAAATTGGGATAAAAGGGTTCAATTAAAGtctaaattaaatttgaataatcCCCATGTTCGTCTTTGTTTGGATTCTAGAACGTCCACTTCCATCAAATTAGTCTAAATTTGGGTAGCGAACAAAGTTTAAGGGAATAATACTAGagttaattgtaaaaaaaaaaaaactttaaattttgtcaatttttataatttaatattaaaatttatataattattaattaaactttCACGTTTCAATTTGATCTTATTGTCAATAaatcaataatttatttaatcaaaattctaTATATATTGTCATATCATTAGTGAAGAAATCACATTATAAACTCTAAATTAACCCAAAGTCACTATAGATTCTAATTCTGCAAACAAAATAATTGGGATTGCAATTTTGAAAATTGGAATCTTCccatataaataaaataagaacAATAACATAACACATTTTCAGATCAAACATTGTGACATTAAGTCTATCAACTCTAAAAATTTGAATTCCAATTAACATTCTAGTtatacaaaaaaagaaattcaaaaattaaaatttcggtACAAATCTTAGATGAGTAAAAATACATAATTATAAGTTTCTTTTATATTTGCAcagattcaaaaataaaaaaggaattttaaaaaattaaaagttaaagaaattaaaaattagtaGAAGTTAACCTAAAAGAGGAGTCTTAAAATCTTGATTTAGAGCAATATCTTCCTCTTTTTGACTATCTAATTCATCACCACACTTATACACAAATCCAACAAGCCTTAAATGATCTTCTGAATATCTTTGCAAAAGTCCAACTTCCTTTTCATCATCCACCAATCGATCACAATCATAGAATccctcttcacatctttgcaactgTTCCTCGTCATCTACCTCCTTTTTCCTCTGGCTGTGCCAACAAGTGTGGATGCAAAGCTCGATTGCACATAGAAGAGAGAAGGAAGCACAGAGGAAAGGGGGAAGAATAAGGGAACAGAGGAGGAGAAAGATTTTGAATTTGTGAGGCTGAACTTTTACTTTTAGACATGGTAATCAATGGATGAAGAATTGAATCAGTAGATTCGAAGAAGTTTTGAGAAGAAGAAGCAACTTGCATGCATGTTAAGATTGAATCAGTGCATTAATAGAGTGAGAATCAATTTTGAAAAAAGGTTTACTTAAATATTTCTTATAGTAGAGAAGTTAGTGTTAATTTAAGGTTTCCGATGTGACTTCTTTAGCGATAATATGACAGCTAACGTAAAACTTCTATTAAGTATGATAACAATTTATTGATGTTCGGATCAATTTGAGATTTCAATTAAATGTGAgggtttaattaataattttacaaatttcataatttaattataaaaattaataaactttaaGTTTTTTTTTGGCAATTAATCCATAGTACTATCACTAAAAGGTTGCTCTTTCAAGGTTTTCTCAATCATCTTCTTTAATTTTCAAGATGGGGTTTCCTGTAATTATATTCATTGGCAGCGAAGGGGGCGGACTTGATTTTGGGCTAGAGTGTACATCTCATCTTGCATTATTTTTTTTACCATCTCTTGGATTATCTTTCATAATTTGATTATTAATATCAACTATATGGTTAATTACTTGCACAAAAAATCAACCCTTAGATTGTTTTGGGCTACAAGAGTTTTTgtttattatgaaaaaaaaaaaaattatgcaatCATGATTAATTTACTTTCACTCCATCCCATCTTTATTATACATATTGATCACCACCACCTTGCTTAAATTGTCAACATTTAGTTACTAATTGATATCaccacttattattattattattattattattattattattattattattattattattattatcattgcaACTACcatcatttaataaattaaatatatatcagaacaaaaattttgtattatattgtattattttaatttttaaaattaaacataataattAAACACCCAATACTTTTCATTATATATTTAcattacattttttttattatgttcTGTCCATTAATGTATTATTGAACATAATTTAAATGCTTATATCACCATGTAATTTTAATCTtatcttttcttttattgtaatataaaaaatttatcttaAAATACACatttctattgcattcatattatagcaaaaaaattaagtataaagcattagattttttttttttttttaatatttacagtGAGTGATATTTTTAGTCAGTTTTGGCGTATTAAAATTAAGTTTCTTTtccaataaatcttaactatataatcCCTCCCATTAGCTTAATGCATTaagattaataattttataattttagattGCTCCCCACAGAAAGAGAGATTCTCTTCCTTATAATTGGACTAACCTTTTGGGTTATAAGCATTAAACCTTGGAAAAGTAATTAATTACCTTCTCCACATTGAGAGCGAGTCCCTAGGCTTAGCTAATTAAACATGAACCAAGTTCTTTTCTTAATCCCCTCTTCATTTGCCTATTCTCttgcttttcttttcctttatttgaaTCCATAAAACTCATTAAACACCATCAAATTTTAAATCCAATTTCTTGAAAAATTTTAGTATCTATTTGAGTGAGTGAGTGGAAGAGAGAAACAATGGAAGACGAGAGCCATGGAAGTTGTCCAAATGTCCCCAGCGGAGGAAGCCCAGAAAGTCCATGCTTAAAGAGCACAAGTAGCAACAACAACAAAGAGCAAGATCGATTCCTTCCTATAGCCAACGTTGGAAGAATAATGAAGAAAGTGATTCCTGGAAATGGGAAAATCTCAAAAGATGCAAAAGAAACAGTTCAAGAATGTGTTTCTGAATTTATTAGCTTCGTCACAGGAGAAGCTTCTGATAAATGTCAAAGAGAGAAGAGAAAGACTATTAATGGAGATGATATCATTTGGGCAATAACAACTCTGGGTTTTGAAGATTATGTTGCCCCTCTTAAGTTGTATCTCAGCAGATATAGAGAGATTGAAGGAGAGAAGCTTAATATCCCAAAGCAACAAAGAACAGATCAAAGGTTGCAACAACCACAAGAACAAGATCAAAGTTTACCATCCTTCAACTCTGTATATTCCTCAACTACCTCTCTTATCTCTCAACCATCATTTGTGCCTGCTGATCAATCATTTTCCTT
It contains:
- the LOC110644304 gene encoding nuclear transcription factor Y subunit B-7-like, whose protein sequence is MEDESHGSCPNVPSGGSPESPCLKSTSSNNNKEQDRFLPIANVGRIMKKVIPGNGKISKDAKETVQECVSEFISFVTGEASDKCQREKRKTINGDDIIWAITTLGFEDYVAPLKLYLSRYREIEGEKLNIPKQQRTDQRLQQPQEQDQSLPSFNSVYSSTTSLISQPSFVPADQSFSLNFSPNSIQKQLQQHDQIDSVGHW
- the LOC110644279 gene encoding probable methyltransferase PMT26 is translated as MALGKYARIDTRRQSTNYCSTVTIVVFVALCLVGVWMMTSSSVVPGQNVDVPAQENKNEIKEPLAESNESNPKQFEDNPGDLPEDATKGDNNRSQPQGEDKSNTQETQEVKVEEKQEEKSEEKQDEVIKSNDGSNNEKQNEESNTENGDSKTLDGEKNSEAGETKTNEGENSGTGQGDSEENSKENKSESDETEKNPGTDETETKSDENSGVTEKKSDADDTKTKSDENSGDTKDGKTGNGQIEEKVDLKNNKESEKTSDEQANNQSGVEVFPSGAQSELLNETATQTGSWSTQASESRNEKETQLASNQQNSYNWKTCNVTAGPDYIPCLDNWQAIRSLRSTKHYEHRERHCPQEPPTCLVPLPEGYKRPIEWPKSREKIWYSNVPHTKLAEVKGHQNWVKVTGEYLTFPGGGTQFKHGALHYIDFINESVPDIAWGKRSRVILDVGCGVASFGGFLFDRDVVTMSFAPKDEHEAQVQFALERGIPAISAVMGTQRLPFPGRVFDIVHCARCRVPWHIEGGKLLLELNRVLRPGGFFVWSATPVYQKKVAEDVQIWKAMTELTKAMCWELVSITKDTVNGVGIAIYRKPTSNDCYEKRSQQEPPLCEASDDPNAAWNVPLQACMHKVPVDSVERGSQWPEQWPARLEKVPYWMLSSKVGVYGKPEPEDFTADYEHWKRVVSKSYLNGMGIKWSSVRNVMDMRTIYGGFAAALKDIKVWVMNVVPIDSPDTLPIIYERGLFGIYHDWCESFSTYPRSYDLLHADHLFSKVKKRCNLVAVVVEVDRILRPEGKLIVRDNVETVSELENIVRSMHWEVRMTYSKDKEGLLYVEKSIWRPEESETITYAIA